The stretch of DNA AATGCTTATGGAAGCAGTGGAGAACATTTTTATTTTTCTGATCCTAAAATTATAGAAGTATTGATAGGATACCGAAAAGGTTGGTTAGTTTATACTCCAGCCATCATTTTTGGTTTTTTAGGCTTAGTAACTTTATTTAAACAATCAAAAGATTTATTTTGGTGCTTGTTTATCTATCTTTTAATCAATATTTATGTAATTTCTTCTTGGCATTCTTGGTGGTATGGGGGGAGTTTTGGCATGCGTGCTTTGGTAGAATCTAGCGTTGTGATTAGCATACCAATGACTGCTTTTATACAATATGCTGCCCAAAACAATGTTATAAGCCATTTGTTAAGCATTCTTATTGCAGCATTTATCAGTCTTAATATGTTCCAATCTTACCAATATCATCATGGTATTATCCATTGGTCGCAAATGACAAAACAATCTTATTGGACGGTATTTGGGGTAGCACACCCTGCCCATCCATACCTCATAGAAAGAAGAAATAAGTATCTTTTAAAAAAGAAAGTTCGCTAATCGTTTGCACTAAAAAACATAAAAACGATCTATTCATTATTTGTTAAATAACTTGATTCTTTATAATGCATTCACCTAACATCACAACATTATCCATTGTTATCCCTGCTTATAATGAAGGAAAAACAATCCATCTTATTCTTAACAAAGTCAAGACGGTAACGCTCCCTGCCAACATTCAAAAGGAAGTGCTTATCATCAATGATTGTTCTACAGACAACACAGAGGCAGCCATTCAAGAATACATTGAAGCTAACAAAGCACTCAATATTCAATATTTTAAACATGAAAAAAACAAAGGAAAAGGGGCTGCATTACACACGGGCATTGCCAAAGCCACAGGGGAATATCTAATCATCCAAGATGCCGATTTGGAATATGACCCTGAAGAATATACAACGCTCCTCAAACCCATACTCAATGGTAATGCTGACGTTGTTTATGGTTCTCGTTTTATGGGGGGCAACCCTCACCGCATCTTATTTTTCTGGCATAGCATTGGCAACAAGCTTTTGACCTTCCTCTCCAATATGAACACCAACTTAAACTTAACGGATATGGAGACTTGTTATAAGCTGTTTAATACCCAATTGGTACAAGGGCTTAATCTGACTGAAAAGCGCTTTGGTTTTGAACCAGAAGTAACGGCAAAAATTGCCAAAGTTCCCAATGTTAGAATTTATGAAGTTGGCATTTCATATTATGGTAGAACCTTTGCAGAGGGCAAAAAAATTAACTGGAAAGATGGGGTTCGAGCCATTTATTGCATTGTTAAATTTAATCCGATTAAAACCATTAAGAATATTTTCTTTGTCACTACTTTATTGTTTATCCTGATTGCTTTTTTATGTAGTCTAATAAAATTAATAGGTTTGGTTTAAACCTTTTTTGCTAACCAACCAAGGAACAACCTTTTTTAAAATCCTGTTTAATCCGCATAATTCACAAAAATAATTTGGTAGTTTAACAACAACTACTTAGCTTCGCAGTCAATACTTATCGAGAAAGGTGGAGGGACTTGCCCTTAGAAGCCTTGGCAACCTGCTTTAGTAAGGTGCTAACTCAAGACAGATAAGTTAGGAGATTTGCTACTAATCAACTAGATTATACTAAAAAACGCTTCTAACAACTGTTGGAAGCGTTTTTTCCTTTTCTCGATTTTCATTTTTTTTATCAAAAAAATGGTTCTTTGACAAGTCTTGTGATAAGATCTTAACAACTACGATATATAAAGCTATAGGAGTCGTAAGTTATAAATAGAAAGTCGTGATTTATTATCAAAATAAAAATATACGATTTTCTATTTATATCCCACTCACTACTGCAAAAAGGTAGTCGTTTTTTTAGTCCACAAAACTTGTTATTGACCAAAAAAAACTGAGCAATGAAAATCACACTTCAACGACAAAATGACTTTTATCATTTCTTGGCTCAAAATGAGTCGGGTGCTACCCTACAATTAGATGCCTCCCCTGCTATTGGAGGTCAAAACAAAGGTTTTCGCCCAATGGAATCTCTATTAGCAGGCTTGGGTGGTTGTTCGGCCATTGACATTATTAGTATTCTAAAAAAACAACGCCAACAAATTGACGATTTTAAAATCGAAATCGAAGCGGATCGTAGGACAGAGCCTTTGCCTACCATTTTTAGTGCTATCGAAGTGACACTTATTATAACGGGAATAGTAGATGAAAAAAAGCTGCAAAAAGCGATTGATTTGACCATAGAAAAGTACTGCTCCGTTTATCATATTCTCAAAGAAACAGCTACGATCAACTACTCGTATAAGCTTATAGCTCCAACTGTTGTAGAAGAAAAAAAGGTTGGGCACAAATTCGAGACCTTAGCAATTCGGACACAAACCAAACGCACAGAAAACCGAGAACATTCTGTTCCCCTCTATCTGACTTCTAGCTTTACTTTTGACAATGCAGAGCAGGCAAGGTCTGTTTTTGCAGGAGAGGAAGAAGCCCATATTTATTCCCGTTTTTCAAATCCTAACGCAAGTGAATTTATAGAAAAAATGTGCCTACTAGAAGGAACAGAGGATGGTTTTGCTACAGCTTCGGGTATGTCTTCTATTTTTGCATCGCTAGCTCCTTTCCTAAAAAAAGGCGATCACTTGGTCGCTTGTCGTTCTGTTTTTGGCAATACGCATCGTATTATTACAGAAATTCTCCCCGACTGGGGCGTTGAATACACCTATGTTGATATAGACCAACCCGAAACTTGGGAGGCAGCCATTCAACCCAATACAAAAATGCTTTTTGCCGAAACGCCCTCCAACCCTGCTCTAGATTTTATCGATTTGGAATGGCTTGGTAAATTGACCAAAAAGCACGGCATTTTGCTAAATATTGACAACTGTTTTGCAACGCCTTATCTACAAAAACCAGCAGCTTATGGAGCTGATATTGTTGTTCATTCTGCTACCAAATGGATTGATGGGCAAGGGCGTGTGTTGGGTGGTCTTGTATTAGGAAAAAAAGAATTGGTGGCGCAAGTCTATGCCTTTGCTCGTAGAACAGGTCCTGCTATTTCTCCTTTTAATGCTTGGTTGCTTTCCAAAAGCTTAGAAACCTTAGCCGTTCGAATAGAACGACACTGTGAAAATGCTTATGCGATTGCCAGTTATTTGGAACATCACCCAGAAATTGAATCGGTCAAATATCCTCACCTCCCTTCCCACCCTCAATTTGAATTGGCTAAACGTCAGATGAAATTAGGAGGGGGCTTATTTACTTGTGTGGTCAAAGGAGGTTTGGAGCGAGGAAGAAAATTTCTAGATAGTTTGCAACTCTTGTCCCTAACTGCCAATTTAGGAGACACTAGAACCATTGCCACACATCCTGCCTCTACCACACATTCTAAACTAAGCCCAGAAGATCGCCAAGCCGTTGGAATTTGGGATGGGCTCATTCGATTTTCTGTTGGTTTAGAGCACATTGACGATATTTTAGCAGATATAGAACAAGCGCTAGAAAAATCCAAATGCTAAAGGGCTATCAAATTGTCATGAACAACATTATCTAATAGCCTATCATTAATATTTTTGGTTCTCTTATTTATTTCTAGCATGATTTATCCTAAAAATATACAAGTATATCAACACCAACAAGTTGTTGAACTGGAACAAGGCGGTACCCTACCAGAAGTAGAAATCGCTTATCACACTTTTGGAAAACTCAATGCGGCAAAAGACAATGTCGTATGGGTTTTCCATGCCTTAACCGCCAATTCAGATCCTACCGATTGGTGGAAAGGGGTCATTGGAAACAATACCTTAATTGATCCTGAACAACATTTTATTGTTTGTGCCAATGTATTGGGCTCTTTTTATGGTACCACCAATCCCCGCTCCATCAACCCAGAAACGGGCAAACAATATGGCATTGATTTTCCTAAGTTTACGGTTCGAGATGTCGTAAAAATACATCATTTGCTCCGCCAACATCTAGCCATTTCAACCATCAAATTATGCATTGGTGGTTCTTTTGGAGGACATCAAGCTCTAGAATTTGTTTTAATGGAGCCAAACATCGTACAAAGCTTATTTGTTTTGGCAACTACGGCTCGTGAAACGGCTTGGAGCATTGCCATTCACGAAGCGCAACGCATGGCCATTGAAACCGATCCAACTTGGAAGGACAATAGCCCAAAAGCAGGAGCAACAGGGCTAAAAACGGCTAGAGCATTAGGCTTGATTTCTTATCGAACCATTGATGCTTATGTAACAACCCAGACCGATGATAGCCCCAAACTCGATCAACACAAAGCAGCCTCTTATGTCCGTTATCAAGGAGAAAAACTCGAAAAGCGTTTTCATGCGCATTGTTATTGGCATTTATCAAAATGCTTGGATACGCATCATCTAGGAAGAGATCGAAGCTCAATAGAAGCTGCTTTGGCTCAAATCACCATCCCCACTACAATCATTGGTATTAAAAGTGATTTGTTGATTCCTCCATCCGAGCAACAATTTTTAGCCCAACACATCCCTAATGCCAATTACTATGAAATACCGTCCGCTTTTGGACACGATGGCTTTTTGATTGAAGTCAAACAGATTAATACGATCTTAGAACAACACCTCAAGCTTAAATTGTAAGGACTAAATCCTTTTGGGGCTTGCCTATATTGAACTGCTAAAAACTTAAAACCTATCGCTATTGGCATAGGTTTTGAATTTTAGTACTAAAAACACGTTATGAGATCTATATTTATCCTTTTAATTATTATTAGTACCCACGTTGCTATAACAGCGCAAGATAGCTGGACAGATTATATTATTGGTCGTCCAATTTCGGGTTATATGGAAGCAAAAAAAGCAACGGCCCAAGAATGGGGCATTCAATACAAAGCCATTGCCGCAGGCTGTGTAATTTCTGACGAAATTTCTCAAAAAGCAGCAGAATATGAAAAAAATAATGCGCTTTATTTTGAGACCTTAGCCCGTCAATATGGTACTGACTGGAAGTATTACTTTGAACTTGATGTCAAAAAAAAATTAGCAATCGCTCAATCAAAACATCAAACGGAAGTGCTATATGAAATAGTTATGGAAGCAACTCCCAACAAAGCATATTATACCACCAAACAGCTTGTTGCTAAAGCATGGGGGATTAATTATCAAGCTAAATTTATAACTGGTGAGCTAAGCGAATCGGTCAAAGCAGCAATACAAAAAGATATGTTGGCAAGTAATGCTTATGAAGTCCAACTCAATACTATTTTTGGAGCCAATTGGAAAGAAACCTTTCTAAAAGAAGTTGCCTTAGCTGTAGCCAAAAACAACACAAAACAGACGAATGCTACTTCCAATATGATTTGGACGGATTATGTTTTGGGCAAACCTCATTTAGCTTATTTTGAAGCAAAAGAAGCCCTTGCCAAAGAATGGGGGATTAACTATCAAGCTAAATTTATGGGCTGTGTTCTCCGTCCTAAGATGGAAAAAGAAAGAAAAAGGGTTAACCAAAAAAACACAGCTTATTTTGCCGTACTAAATCAACAATATGGCGAAGATTGGAAAAGTCATTTTGATCGAGCTGTTCAGAAAAAATTAGCCTCCCAAAAATAGATTTGAAAATATAGCTCTTCTATAACTATATTTTCAAATCTAGCGAACTATCTATCTTTATTGGGCAATAGAAATAGGTAGTCTCCATGTTTGTTTGTCCTCTTGAACCACTAAAAAGTACAAACCATTCGCCACTTCTCCTAGGTTTAAAGCATAAGTAATTTGCCCTCCTTTTAATTGATAATGGATGATTTGTTGCCCTGTAGCAGTATAGAGCTTTGCCTCCAAATTCTTTTTGGTAATTGCATCAAATTCTAAGGTAAACTGGTGAGCAATTGGATTAGGATATACTTCTAGACCAGAAGTTTCTACTTTTAGATCATCAACAGCAGAATAGACGGTAAATGGTAAGGTGCAATTCACATTATTTTTTACCTCACACCAACGTAGGGTAAATTCTTGTAAATATAAATTTGCAATATCAGCATCATGAATAATGAGTGTATTCTCGTCATTGCGTTCTTCTGCTGCGGTTGTCCAATTATGAGAACCAGTTATAACCAGTGGATCAGAATTGACATGCTCAGCATCGACAATAGCATACTTGTGGTGTAAATCGGTGGCATGATTGTCTGCTAAAATATTAACCCCTTGTCCTTGTAACCAAGGAAACTCCGAACCAATATCATTGATATTTTCCATAATTCCATGCTCAAAAACTCCTGATTGGTGCTCATTTCTGATCGCTGTCCCCAATTCATTTCGAGTATAAGACAAGATACAAAATTCAATATTGTGATCTGCCGAATACAAACCAGATTCAATTTCATCTGTTGTATGGTCAGAAGGAGAAAAATAAGCCTCAATTGTTTTTCCCCCAATATTAAAATTGTGTGGTGTATTATCTGCTTTTTGAGCACCAACTTTTGAGTTACTGGCATTATAATTAGCAGTGCTGCTTCCCCACATCTCGTCAAACTCCATCACATAAGCTTGCGCCAATGCTTGATCCTGAATAGCAATAGAGTTGTTATAATTCGTATACATATCGGTATACGTCCAATTGCAAGAACCTGTCCATACCCAAGAGCTATTAACCGTATTGGCATCTATTATCATAAACTTATTGTGCATCAAGTCTGAAGAATTAGCATAAAATACAGGGAAAGGGGGACTAGGGTTGCTCAAGGCTGCATTGCTAGTCATAGACCCACTATTGGCAATATATCGCACCCGAATGCCATTGTTATGCGCTGTTGTCAAGGCAGCTACAATAGCACTTCGAGTGTTATTATAAACAGCAATATCAATGGTGCTTGTTGCTTGATTAATCATAGCAATAATTTCATTTTCAATATTGGCTCCTCCTGAAACAATATGCGGGCTATTTCCATTAGAATACAAGGGATCAATCCCCTGATTAAACATCACTCGAATCACTCCTGTTGAATTGGATTGTGTAGTATAACAAGCAGTAGCTCCCCAAACGGTATCTTGTTCATTAATTAACAGTGGTCGTGCATAATAAAAAGTAGCAGGTTTTAAATTATTCAATCGCACTTGGTGCTCTTGGTTATTTTTTGGCATTTCCAATTGAATTCCTAGTTCTAAATCGGGGCTTGTTCCATATTGTACGCCCCCCTGCCCTTGTAGAGTAGTAGACCAAGCAAGGGTAAAGCTATTTTTCTGGATTTCAACCTGCTCGACATTCTGTATTGTTTCTTGTGAAAATAAAAGGGTAGGAACTACCATCAGTAGCAGTAAAAATTTATTCATTTTTATAATTGTTAAAGTTTAAAATTCGTTTATAGGCTAGGGCTGAAACCTTCCTCTTAACTAAAAGATATACTATTTTTGTACGATAAATCTATTTCTATAAACCATAGAATTATTGTAGTACAAAATCCATTGCTGAATCGTTATAAGGTAATAACAGTTCTTCAATTTACCTAATAGTTAAACTTTATAATTAATTCAAGTTGCGGTAAATAAAAATGAAGTCTTCTAATAATTGTAATTTAAAGTCGCTAAACAAAATATACAATGGAAGACTTCACAATTGCAATTTACTGTTTTATTGACGATTATTTAAAAATAAAGAACCGAAAAGCAAGTTCAAAGCGCAAATCATCAGATGCTGAAATTATAACAACAGCTTTGGTTGCTGCTAGATATTTTGGCGGCAACTATGTAAAAGCAAGACTTTATCTTAAGGAAGTACACAAATTCAACTTTCCAGATAAATCTAATTTTAGTAGATTGCTAAATAAGCTTTCTGATACGATTTCGAGTATCTTTTTTGGATTAGGTCAAAGCCTAAAAAAATTAAATACAGATAGTGAATATCTAATAGATTCTTTTCCAGTTACAGTTTGCAGGAATATTCGAATTCCAAGGTGTAAACTACTTAATCATGAAGCATATAGAGGCAAAAACACATCAAAGAGAGAATACTTCTATGGCTTCAAAGTTCAGATAATCACAACAAAAGATGGAATACCAGTAGAATACTTTTTATCTGCGGGATCCTATGCTGATATAACAGCGTTTAAAAGTATGAATATTGATTTGCCTCCAGGAAGCAAATTATATGGAGATAGTGGTTACACTGACTACGAATTTGAAGATTCTTATAAAGAGTTAGAACAAATACACTTGTTGATTGTTCGTAAATCAAATTCTAAAAGAAAGGACCATCCATCTTTAACTTTTTTGAAAGACTATATGCGAAAACGAATTGAAATAACCTTCTCTGAAATCACAAATTTCTTTCCTAGAAAGATACATGCTGTGACGGCTCAAGGGTTTATTTTGAAGATTGTGTTATTCATTTTTGCATTTACTATTGATAAAACCTTATAAACCGCAACTTGAATTAATTATTAAATAGAAAATGTTTATTATCGACATCTCTTCAATCTTAAAAATAGCATCATTTCTTAACTTTATTTTACATTTATAGCCCATTCCCCTCATCATCCATCAAATTTAATCAAGATATGAAAACACTTTTCCTTCTATTCTTCTGTTTTTTATCCGTTTACACCATTGCCCAACCTTTAAGTACAGCTTGGATCGCACCTATTCCTGGTAGCCTGTATGAACAAAATAATAGCATGGCACAAGCTCCTTGTGGCGATGTTTATACCGTTGGTTTTTTTCAAGGCACCTTCGGGTCATTAACCAGTGTTGGTAGTGAAGACGGATTTATTGCTAAATATAATGACCAAGGGCAATTACAATGGATCAAACAATTAGCGGGCACCAGCAGCGATCGAGTCAATGGAATTGTTATAGCCAATGATAATGAAATCTATATTGTTGGTGAGTTTAGAGACAAGTTTTATTATAACAATGACAGTCTTGTCAGTCAAAATCAGTTGGACGTTTTAATTGCTAAATTAGATAGTTCAGGTACCATACAATGGGCAAGTAGTGCCAATGGTTGGGGGTATGAAAGTGGCAATGATATTGCATTAATGCCGAATGGCAATCTTGTTATTACGGGATACTATGAAAATAATCTTGACTTTGGAGGCTCTAGTTTATTGGCTAATGGCTTAAGAGATATATTTATTGCAACAATTGACCCACAAGGAAATCCGCAATGGTTAAAAACGCTAAGTGGTCCCGCATTTGAAGAAGGAAAATCGATTGCAACCGATAGTAGTAATAACATCTATATTGCAGGATCTTTTAGAGATTTTTTGTATCCCAATGGCAATACAGTCGCAGGCGAAGGAAGCTATGATGTGTATTTAGCTAAATACGACCAGACAGGGCAACTCCTTTGGATAAAAACAATGGGGGGTCCCGCAGCAGATGAAGGCACCTATGTCAAAGTAGATCACCACCAAAATGTTGTTGTGACAGGTTGGTACGACCGCTATATACAGGTTGATACCGTATTATTGAGTGGCTCTAAAGAAGAAGATGGTTTTGCTGCTAAGTTTGCTCCCAATGGAGATTTTCTTTGGGTAATCCCCCTAGCAGGCACCTTTGATGAGCGCACCTATGGCGTTGACTTTGATGCCGATGATAATCTTTATATCATGGGAACCTTGGATAGCCTACTAATTTTAGGTGGAGATTCTTTGAATAATCGCCATTTAAATCGCCCAACGGACATTTTTATTGCCAAATATGATGAAGCAGGAAACTATAAATGGGCACAAACACTAGGGCATTATTACAATGATTTTTGTTATGATTTGTTGGTAAAAGATGCCACTACAATTTACCTCGCAGGAAGTTTCCAAGACACCTCTATATTTATAACAGACACCCTAATTAGTCAGAATGATTATGATGTATTTTTAGCTAAATTTGATATAGACACTACAGTTGCTATCCCCAAAATTCCTGCTAATGTCACGAACGATATTCAACAGCTTTTACTATACCCTAATCCTAGTCATCAACAAAGCACTCTTTATTATACGCTAACCCAAACGACAGATGTTAACATTCTTATTTATGATTTATTGGGTAGCGTTCATCAAACTATTCTGCTAAAAAATCAACCGATAGGCCCGCATCAATTAAAGCTCAATAGACCGTCCAGAGAAGCAGGGGTTTACTTTGTACAAATCAAAACCAACCGATCCTCCAAGGTAATAGAGTTGCTAGTTGATTAGGTAACTGATGTTCGGTAAATTTGACGATTTGAAAATGTATCCGTGTTTCATTTTCAAATCGTCAAACTAAAAACAGAAGTTAAAAAAAACGCTCATTAAAAATTTCTCGATCCTGATCCTTGTGTTTACCTTTTACAAAACAATAACTAATCATTGCTTCTATAGACCCTGAATTATATCGTTGCAATTGGGTGACGGTAAAATCATAAGCCGCTGCAATTCTAAGCTGTGGAGTAATTTGCCACTGCAAAATTGCATCCACAGATGATCCAACACGATAAGTTAACCCCAATAATACTCGTTTAACAAATACAAAACTTACATTTATATCCATTGCTAATGGTGCATGGAGAACATATTTCATCAATAGATTTTGTTGAATTTGTACCCCTTTGGCTATATCAAAAATAAAGCCCCCCATCAAATAATAATGCTGCGTAAACTCAGGCTCAATGGTTCCATTAGAAGCCGCTATGTTAAAATCACCCTTATTCACAAAAAGATGTGGAACTGAAATTCCTCCATACCAATGCTTGGACTGATAATAGATTCCTGCTCCAAAATTAGGCAAAATTCTACTGGTAGTAGATTGAGGAATAGAAGCATCAAAATTATCAATTAGATCCGCTTGATCCCATCGAATTTGAGTATAATACATCGCACCTCTTAAACCCAAACTCAGAAAAGAATTGTCTTTGAACTTTATAATATAAGCATAATTTGTTTCTATGCTTACTCGATCAGCAAAACCAATTTGATCGTAGGTAAGTGACAAACCTAAGCCCACTCGCTTTTTCCAAACGGCACCATGTGCATTAAAAGTTGCCGTTTGGGGAGCCCGTTCGATTCCAATCCATTGTTTTCTATAAATAGCAGATAAACAAAGCACCGATTTGGTTCCAGCGTAAGCTGGGTTAAAATTCAGTTTATTAAACATAAACTGGGTGTATTGTATGTCTTGTTGTGCATGACTACTCAAAGAAATCAATAAGACAGACCAACAGAGTAATATAATTTTTTTCATAGCAGTTTGTTTTATCGTTTAATTTCAATAGATCCATTTTGGGGTTGTTTGCCTTCGATTTGTAAAATATAAAAATAAACCCCATCTGGCAATGGTTGATTCCTATGGGTACCATCCCAATCGCTTTGATAATTATCGGTTTCGAAGACTACATTGCCCCAACGATTAAAGATGTATAAAGCTCCTTTTTCATTGGTATTACTCAAACAAGGAATGACAAAAAAGTCGTTTCGACCATCTCCATTTGGCGTAAATGCAGTTGGGGTATAGCAATCACCAGGCGGTTGAATTCCTATTGTTACCAAAGCGGTATCACAAACAACAGGGCAATCGCTATTGCAGATTTCATAAATAAAATATTGATTTAATACTGCTCCATTAATGTCTACTTCAAATTGCCCATTACCCAAACTTGTCATTTGACCGTCTATCATTGGCGTATGAATCATAATATCCCAATTGGGTGGCAAAGTATCGTTTAGAATAGCATCAACAGTAGCAATAGAGCCATCTGGTATCAAGTTAAAACTATCCATTGTAGCCCGTGGCCATACATCGTCTAAGATGATATACATCGTGTCAGAAGAATAATTGGTACAAACTCCATTAGACAATGACCAGATCATCATACTGGTATCTTGCGTAAAGTTTTTGACAAGCGTAGTTGCCGAATCAGGGTCAACAATAATCGCACTTGAAGGGGTAGACCAAAGCCCCTGCCCTAGCGTAGAAACCATTGCAGCCATATTGAGGCTATCAGGGCTACAGGTTACATCTGGTCCAGCGATTGCCTGATCTGTTGGAATAGCATCAATAGTAACGATAATAGTATCGGTAGCATGTACACCACAAAAACTATTGGTCAGCTCCCATACAAATACATACGAATTGCCCGCTACCAATCCATTAACAGCCGTCACAGAATCTGCTGGTTGATCAATTAATACTCCTGTATTAGCTTGCGCCGTACTTTGAAGCCACTGTCCTGTACTTGTTGTTAATGGACTAGCCGCCAAATTGATGGTGGTATCCTCGCACCAATTCTGATCCAGCCCCGCATTGGCTAAATCTGGGCTTGGTAAAATAACATGGATGATCACCGAATCGGTCGAAAGATTGGAACAAGTAGCATTGGACAATGTCCAATAAAAAACGTTCATTCCAACAGGCAGGTTATAAACTAAGCTGTTAGGATCATTAGGGTTGGTAATGGTTGCTCCCGAATGTGTTGTCCACGTTCCTAGCAATGTTCCTGAGACCGAACTTGCCGAAAGATAAGTTGAATCTGTTGTACACAAAATTTGTGCGTTTCCAGCAAAAGCGGAAGCCGTAGTATCCAAAACCGTTATTTCTGCTATACAATTTCCAGTATTACCACTTGAGTCTGTTACGGTCAATACGATGCTGTTAAGTCCTATATCTGGGCAATTAAAAGTATCCTGACTCAAAGAAAAGCCTTGCAGCGCACAATTGTCAACACTTCCTCCATCAAAATCAATGGCATTAACATGAATCGTTGTTCCTGAGAAAAATAATGTATCATTGAGGCAAACCGCTGTAGGAGAAATTGTATCTCGAACCGTTACTTGTGTAATGCATGAATCCCGATTTCCGCTTTGATCGGTTACAAACATTTTCACAGCATGAGGATTAACCGCCAATGCACTACAATCAAAAGTATTGGTTGACAAACTATAATTCGTAATCGAACAGTTATCGATACTTCCATTATCTACATCCATCACTTGAAGTGTAGCCAAGTTTGTACTAGGATCAATAAAAACAGTTGTATTAAGGTGACAATTCGCAACAGGAGCCGCAACATCTTCTAAATAAACAGTTGTTGTACAAGAATCTACATTTCCACTAATATCCGTTCCTATCAAGGTAACATTGGTTGCCCCCAAATGGCTACAATCTAGCGTCAACGAAGGTTGGCCATTAATGGTTAAGTTAGGCACACTACAGTTATCGCTAGTACCAGCATTAATCATCAACGGATTCACTACAACATTAGGTCCTGTCAACTGAATGGTATCGGGTCTACAATTGACAATGGGGTTAATGGTATCGGTTACAATTACCGTAGTGATACAAGTAGAAGTATTGCCTGTTGCATCTCTAACCACTAAGGTTATCGGATTAGGGTTATTGGTTACGTTAGTAGCATTAAAGGTAGCATTGGGCAAACCTCCAACGGTAAAATTTAATGAACTACTACAGTTATCTGTACTCCCATTATTCAAAAGTGTTGATGGAATAGAAGCAAAACAAGTATTGTCTAAATAAACCGTCAAAATACCTGGTCCAATACAATTTGCCGTTGGAGGAATGGTATCTAAAATTGTAATATTAGCAGCACATTGTGTCGTATTGCCAGATATATCTGTAATGATAAGTTGTACCGTATTGGTTCCTACTTGAGAACAATTAAAGTTAACGGATGGCAAACCATTTACGGTAGCGGTA from Aureispira anguillae encodes:
- a CDS encoding PorP/SprF family type IX secretion system membrane protein; translated protein: MKKIILLCWSVLLISLSSHAQQDIQYTQFMFNKLNFNPAYAGTKSVLCLSAIYRKQWIGIERAPQTATFNAHGAVWKKRVGLGLSLTYDQIGFADRVSIETNYAYIIKFKDNSFLSLGLRGAMYYTQIRWDQADLIDNFDASIPQSTTSRILPNFGAGIYYQSKHWYGGISVPHLFVNKGDFNIAASNGTIEPEFTQHYYLMGGFIFDIAKGVQIQQNLLMKYVLHAPLAMDINVSFVFVKRVLLGLTYRVGSSVDAILQWQITPQLRIAAAYDFTVTQLQRYNSGSIEAMISYCFVKGKHKDQDREIFNERFF
- a CDS encoding T9SS type A sorting domain-containing protein yields the protein MKTLFLLFFCFLSVYTIAQPLSTAWIAPIPGSLYEQNNSMAQAPCGDVYTVGFFQGTFGSLTSVGSEDGFIAKYNDQGQLQWIKQLAGTSSDRVNGIVIANDNEIYIVGEFRDKFYYNNDSLVSQNQLDVLIAKLDSSGTIQWASSANGWGYESGNDIALMPNGNLVITGYYENNLDFGGSSLLANGLRDIFIATIDPQGNPQWLKTLSGPAFEEGKSIATDSSNNIYIAGSFRDFLYPNGNTVAGEGSYDVYLAKYDQTGQLLWIKTMGGPAADEGTYVKVDHHQNVVVTGWYDRYIQVDTVLLSGSKEEDGFAAKFAPNGDFLWVIPLAGTFDERTYGVDFDADDNLYIMGTLDSLLILGGDSLNNRHLNRPTDIFIAKYDEAGNYKWAQTLGHYYNDFCYDLLVKDATTIYLAGSFQDTSIFITDTLISQNDYDVFLAKFDIDTTVAIPKIPANVTNDIQQLLLYPNPSHQQSTLYYTLTQTTDVNILIYDLLGSVHQTILLKNQPIGPHQLKLNRPSREAGVYFVQIKTNRSSKVIELLVD